The DNA window CACTTGGCTCTCTCAGCATGCTGCCATTGCTGTCTCTGTGCGTGGGAGCCGTATTGTCTCCTCCAGAAGCTCTCTCCAcctgcccccatcccccctgcaGGGACAGCCTGGTGGCCGCTCCCCCCATACGGCCAGGGACAGGGGCCGGGATGTGTGAGGGGCGCTCGGGGGCGTCAGGCTGCAGGGTGGTGGCTGCGTCCCCATCCTCGTCAGACTCACCTCTGAGGGTGGAGCACAGACAGGAACTCCGACAGGTGCAGACCAAGGTGAGTGGCATCACGTCCAGGTCATGCCAAGGTCACATCCTGTTCTTTTGGCTGTAGAATATAGTCGAGAGATATTGTGGCCTTAAGGTATTGTAGAGGCAAAACAATGATAATTATGTGCTCCGTCATGAAGCGGAAGGCCAGGAcaatgtctgtctgactgagtaGATATACTTTGGCTTCAACAAGCTATACTGGAACTCTGAGTTAGCTATGTTGTGGAGGGTAACGCTGAGGGGACAGACGTGCATAGGATGACGTCACTTAACAGACTGAAACAGTGTTGAGCATGCAGTATAGTGGCTCTCTGCACAGAGCCAGCAGGTTCCTACTCTGGGGAGTTGAGGCACTGACAAATCAGGCACCACCTGACAGACACTGTCCAGTGATGAGAATCAAAGCAAGAGTAAATTTAGACTTGGATGTAAAGCTGTCCAAATCATATGGCTGTGCTGAGCTCATGCAGTGACAGGTGTGCCTGCAGTGACTAAGGCTGATGTAAGTGTGAAAGAGCGATTGAGTCAACTCATCTTCTTTGTTTGCCCCTTGAGTGAGAGGCTATATGTGTGTAATGAGACCTCTGAATACTCgcctgtgtatgtttgtttgagcatgcatgcttgtgtgtgatgCAACCAGCAACCtttgagggtgtttgtgtgatgttcCTGCAGATGGGGGATGTGTCAGATCGCCTGGTTCAGCTGCAGAGCTGCATGCGTTCCCTCCAGGAACCAGGGGCCACCAGGGGCCAAGGGGCCCAGCCGGGAGGGGACACACTAGGGGCCATCCTGGCGTTGATGGCCTCTGTGCTGACAGAGTGTGACCTCCACTGTCACAGTCAGGCCCTCAGAGCAATGGCCAAACGACTTGGTGAGGAACACACCTACCCCCACACACGAACCCTAACCTTCACCCGTAACCCCAAACCACGATAAAGcgtgctctctctttctaccttcacacatatacacacatgtacactcacacacagtcctccGGCATGGTatggtcaacacacacacacatagctagcAAACAGGCCTGCGCGGTCTCGGTCAGAGGTGAGTGCACAGGAatgtcagactgtgtgtggtgAGTTGAGTAGACAGATCACTGGTATCTCATGACCATAACGCAGCCCAAGATCTCACCCATGCAATACAATACAAGTCCCTATGCATCTACCAAGACAGTCGGTAGATTGCTGCATATCCACAGTGTGATGTGACTCTGACCCCCAGCTCTCTGTTTGTGTGGACAGAAGGGGCAGCagtgggaagagagggggagaaggatcTGCTGCTTCTGCTCAGGAGTATTACACAACACTCACCAACAGGTGAGAGCAGAGGGCAcaacagtagtgtgtgtgcctgtttgtgtgtgtctatgtgtttgtgtattaatAGGTGTACCAACATTCacaagtaagtgtgtgtgtgcgtttgcagtTGCCCCTTCAGCAAGGCAGTTTCCTCAGGACTGTGCTGAGATCTATCGCGTAGGGATCAAAGAGAATGGAATTTACACCATTCAGCCTGACCCGCAAAGACCTGCGCTGGAGGTactttataaacacacacacaaacacatgttaaCATCACACGCatgaacagtcacacacacacacacacacttatgaatGTACAATCAACCATATTTCTGGCCAGGCTTCGTGTGACATGGAGACAGCAGGTGGGGGATGGACAGTGTTCCAGACTCGGAGAGACGGCTTGCTGGACTTCAACAGGACATGGCAGGAGTACCAGGAGGGCTTTGGATCTCCACAAGGGGAACACTGGCTGGGGAACGCAGCTCTGCATGGCCTCACCTCCTCTGGCCAGTACCAGCTCCGCATTCAGCTGGAGGACTGGCACCAGCAAAGGCGCCATGCCACCTACAACACCTTCCGAGTGGCCTCAGAGACACAAAGGTGATGGGGAGAGACTATCAGCACAGTGAACCCACACGCACAAAACACCACAGACATCATGTTATGCTCTTTCCTTCTCATTGCCTCGTAGGTATCGTCTGACAGCTCGGGAGTACTCCGGTGACGCTGGCAACTCACTTAGCTACAGCAAACGTTACAACCACGATGGGCGAGCATTCAGCACCAACGACCGTGACCATGACCGCTACACAGCTGGGAACTGTGCACAGTACTATGGTGCTGGTTGGTGGTTCGATGCCTGCCTGGCTGCCAATCTGAACGGACGCTACTATCGTGGGCGCTATAGCGGGCTGACCAACGGCATCTACTGGGGCACATGGTACATCCTGACGGACAGCCGCAGCGGTGAGCGCTACTCCTTTAAGAGTGTGGAGATGAAGACAAGGCCCCGGGACTTCTGAAGAAGCTTGCTTAGAGAGCAATTAAGACAGGAATGTAGAAAAGTGTAGGATAGGTTAAACCTAGTCTTTGACTAAAATATACTATAAATCAATAGAGGTTCTCCATTCAGATGGCTGTCCTATACTCGTATGAGTTTCTGTCTGGAGATCTGTCCACGAGGTATGTAAGATGTATTCCTGAAGACTTGTTTAGAGTTTGTCTGATGTCCTGTACTCCATCATGTACAATGTCACTGGTATAGTGAACAACACTTTTAAGATTGATACTCATGTTGGCTGTGGGCTTCACTAAAAAGGACAGTGTTTAAAATGAAGGCTGCTTTACAGAGGCTCTAAACGCCATGGCTCTGTCTGTATTCATGTCTTTGGTGTGTTTTAAAGTCTAACAAGGATCAGGAGATTATGTGATCCTGAAGAAAGCATCATGTATCCCAACACCTGCTTTATTTTACCCAAACTCAAACCATACTGTTGAgcacctttttcttttgtgatgattaaataaatatttcatgttgtgcatattttctgatataaataaaataaagagatGTACATAAATGAAGTGTCCTGAGAAACATTTAAgagtttttttaaatacaaaacaTGGTCCCATGATTTTACTGTTACAATCCCTTTTGCTGCATTCATTACACACAACATATCATAACCAACTGTTCAGGTTGCAACCTGGCATGGTTAGTATGGTTTGTGTCCAAACTGAAGATGTTAATGATTGGACACAGTAACTATGGTTCATGGGGGTGACCCAGGCAGGGAGGGGCACTGACAGTTGGTTGATACTCACAACCTCCAAGCTCTTTTCTGCTGGAGTCGCTAGCATGCTCAGGTTCTAATGCACAACAGTGAGTTAGCCAGCCATGAGCTTTGATGCTGTTCTGTCTTCAAGTATGTGATTAGAAAGCAAAGTAATCAAATTATTTATGGCTGAAATTATGGTTTCACATTAAATAGATTTTGTGGTCgattatacacaaacacacaaacacatgccccccctgacacacacacatacagtacaaacacatgccccccccccgacacacgaTGACCCCAGGCTGTCCTCTGTCGCTGGCGTCAGACGGGCGGCTCCCTCTCTGGCTGTGGTTCACAGAGCTTTTCTGGGAGTTtagagtgcgtgtgtgagcgatgtgtgtgcgtgtgtataacTTTGTAGGTGCGTGTGTTCTAGAGAGAGTGGTCAGGGAGATGGTGTGTAAACTGCAAGGCCAGTTTTAGCAGTGTTCACGACGAACTGCCAGTCGGCCCAACAAGCTCTGAGTGGCTAATAATAAcctatgtgtgggggggggcagggggacggggggcaggggggcgcggggggcagggggccggggtgacgggggacggggggcaGGGGCATGGCGGGACTCTgatctagacagacagacagacaggaggcagACTCCCAACCAGCCACAGTATTTCACATACaccacctatatacacacacacactgaagagtACAATCACATTACCCGCAGCGAAGCAaatacgcacacatgcacacacattcacactcacgTACGCATAGAACATGAACACAATACAGGACTACAAAAATGGTTGAATAACCTATAAAGTTACACAAAGAACTCCACACAGTGTGCACACACAAGCGCGGCTTGCAGAAGAGCAGCCCACTCATACCTAAACGAAATGAGTaacacagagaagaagaggcctctccacctctctgatGTCTgtcggtgtctctctccccgtgTTGGGAGGTTGAGGGTGTGCTTGGCTTGACAAAAACAAGCCTTTATTGGGGGCGCGGAGCATGCACGCTGACTTCTCCCCTGAAAGCCCAGTTTGGTCATACCGCCTTAATAATcattgtctctttctttctagcCCTCTCACATGCACATGCTCAACGCACACACTTTCTCCATCTCACTGCCACTCTATCTATttgtctcgctctctcattgctacatccctctctcctccccacttcTCTCCTCCCAACCTCCACCCAAACCTTCAACCCCCAGCACATCCATGGCAGTAAATGAATAAAGCCtacacaaactgacacacacaaacctgattATCCTTTAATTATGGAACTTTTCACTAATGTAcgttttagtgtgtgtttgtgtgtgtgtgtgtgtgtgcgtgtgagtgtgtagttTCAGTAAGGGTATTTGTTCTGGAAGATAATTAGTGAGATTAACTTTCTGCCCCCTTGTGGCTGAAGAGGCTAACAGCCAATTGGACACAACTATTACATAATACACCTCAGCATCTAGGCACTTGCTGGATTCTCAATATTTCATTGAGTCAATGCCAGTATTGTACATCCTAATCCTTCCTTTCATTCATGTATTCATCTAACttacctctctcctttcttccccaCTTGTCAGTCTTGTTTATTTTTGTCCATCTCatcacccccttctctcctttttctctccatcagtCTTTTTTGACAAGGGAGGAACCTTGCAAGGCCCTTGTGTCCAATTGGCCATGGCCCAGGGTTGTGTCACCACAGTATCCTGGCATGATGTCTGGAGTGGGGTGATAGTGCGGGTGCAGGAGGGTAAGACGAGCACAGGCTGTCCCAGGGCCGGAAGCCTTTGCCGGGCAGCGGTTAGCCAGCACATCCCTCTGACAACGACCACACACCCCTGGGGGAAGTGTTACCAATGTACCATGTTACCTAATATGTTTCAACATTCTAGCAGACTGAAGACACTCCCAAACATCAACTTGCCTCACCTCCATACAGGCTGTacaccttctacacacacacatacagacacacacacaaacacagacttcagacaaatacacaaacacacatgaatacaaaaaCATACTGATGCACAATTTTAtatgcccccacacacacagaaatatttGTCCCTACTAACAAACATTAGCGCACATCCACACCATATACACATAAAGACACTGGGTTTTTTAACCAGCCGTGGAGAATGCTCTTAGTACAAAGAACCAACACCACCCAGCAGGGGTCAGTGTTGCTCAGGGAATGGGTCTCAGAATGGCGGCAAGAGGAAGCTCTGGAGAAGTCATCTCTTTGAATTGTTGAGAGAAGTTCTTGTGGGAACAAACCTCCTCAAAAGTCTCTGCTCGTTCACATGTGAAGGCAAGCAGCTACGTGCAGAGGCAGGAGAAAGGTCTGGTCTACCGGACAATAGAAATTGTGCTCCATAGGAAAACAAACAGTCAGAGAGCATACAGAATTTTCACAAAAGGCACTGTGTATGAACACattgtgatggagggaggatgtgaTCAGTGCCCCTCTATGGGAAAGAGAAAACGTTCTCAAAACACAGAAatgtgatgtgtggtgtgtgcactGTATGAATGGGCTTCATTACTGGTCATAttgaaaagaaacatttcagaaatgTTGTCCATTATGTAGAGCCTTTAGTTATCTAAGCTTTCAAGCCAGCAGGATGTGGGATTGTACAACCTGTAGTACTGCATTTTAACACTAGGGTCTCATTCTGTAACTGGGGTTAAGGGTtagttgagaaccactgagtAGCTGACAGTGGAAAAGGGCAATGAGAGAGAAGTACATCTAAACCTGTCTTAACCTTCTGACAATAACATCACCTCCTTCATCagggagtaggggggggggggggcaggttgaGCTGAAACAAGAAGGCAGAAAGAATAAGGAcaaagatgaaaagagagaacaaaGAGCACCGTTAGAGGAGATGCAGCTGTTTGTCTCACTTTCTCCTTGGATGTTTTGAATCTGAGGCTTTTCAGAATCTGTGTGGGgtgaagtgagggagggaggggtcaggatGAAGAGCAGAATGAGTAGGAGGTGAGGGGTGCAAGAGTCCGTTAGGGCCTCCCCACCCTAGACCACAGCACCTACAGAGGAGACGGGATGTGTCTGCTAATAACACCGGGCCCTGCGGCACACCAGAGCAAGGCAGCATTCCGTTTGAAACCGGAATTCACCAGAACAAGTGTATCCTGATGTGGTGAAGAGTAGGGGCGGGGCTGGTAgctagaggaggggaaggagatcACAGGGGGCGCCATGTGGCttgtgtctctttctttctgtcttttagcATTTTTTCTATTCTATCTATTCCCAGAGCAAGTAGGTCATTGCAGGGAGGGAAAGGTAGAGGAAaggggtagggtgaaggggggTTATTTTGTTGTCAAATTGTTTTGTAACATCAAATCCAATATCACCATAGTATATCAGTAACCAACAGTCAAAGACTGTGGTGCGATGTAATCTCTGCTTGACCAATCCCAGtatagtgtgtatttgtgtgtcttgtatgtgtgtgtgtgtttgcgtgtgtttgtgtgtgtgcgtgtgtgtgtgtgtgtgtgtgtgtgtataaggaaAGTATATAAGTGAAGAATGACCCAAGTAAAATCTGTAACTGTGAACAGGAGGGAAGGGGATAAATCTGAGCTCTGGGCTTCTCTCCTTACCAACCATCCATGACAGGCTCATGTCAGCATCTGTCACCTGTACATACCATCAAGGGAgcaaaagaaaacaattaaAGAGGAAAGTAATGAAAATGTTGGGGCTACAGAATCTAATCATCAAATCAACAGGGTTTTAGTGTTGATGAACTACGGAGCCTGttcaggtgcacacacacaggtacacacgcacactttgtgcAGTACCCTAAAGCAGCCTGGATAACAACTCGGGGTCAGATATAGAGGATGAACATGTTCCTTATATTTTATTCTAACCTGCTTTGTTCAGTTCCTTCTTCCCACATCATCTTTCAGATGAGATACTTCCCTTGCACAAGAATTCCCGCTGCCTCTACTCCTCCCTGTGCAGgcgcacttgtgtgtgtgcatgtgtgtgtgtgcatgcgtgtatgtgtgtgtggagagagagaaaggggagggggggagagtgtTGGATGGGGAATGACAGAGGTGAAGGATGTGGTTAAGCAGCACAACTGTGTCTTTTCTCGCTCTCTTGCACCTACAGGGATAGACTGGCTGTGGACAGAAAGAAAcgtcaagcacacacacaacaccctcacacactcacacagatacTGACAGATTGACTGAGTGTCTCTCACCCAATCTCAGCTAATCAGGGACGCTCAGGATGAAGTGGatgatatgtttgtgtgtgtgcgtgcgtgcgtgcgtgcgggggggggggggtagtcttTGTGTGGGATTTGCAGGAAAGAGCAACAAAAAAAGGGTGCTCATACTATTAAGAATCTTGAATGCAACTTTTTTCATAGTTCATCTCTATAACcagatatactgtacatacactgtATAGCCAGCCGACagaaacaaacataaacacacagaagaataattatgtttcctttctgtctgtgcttgtgtgtgtgactgaatgGAGGTGCAGGAAATTGTGGAATATCTACAAAGCCAGAACAGCAGCCAGTTTAACAAGGGAGGAGAaaagttaacacacacactcacactgctgGGGTGGATGGGGCACTTCCCATTGGTGGCTGATTGTGGCCTGGCTTTTCCAGGGCAGGCAATTTCCTTCACTGAAACACTATTAGGAAATTAGAGCTGTCTGACTGAcggagagatatggagagaaaaagaataaCAAAGACATCACCGTTGAGATAGaaaagacagacggacagacggacagacggacagacagacagacagacagacagacagacagacagatggatgtaaGAACCCGCTGTCTTGTTTCATTTTTTCATCCTCACTGACTTTAGTCTTCCATTTTACTTACTGCCCCATCTTCCTATTTAGTATTGccatccctttctcctctctttctttctttctttctttctttctttctttctttctttctttctttctttctttctttctttctttctttctttctttctttcttttctttccttctttcgtCTCTGTGTCCCCTAACACAACACTGTCAGAGGACATCTCCCTCATCCAACCCTAAGAACACACTTCCTGTATGGACTCCACACATTTCCTGTGAAGTAGCTGGGCAGTGTACAACATTCCTGACTAATAGCGATTGACTGCATATGACtgctcacatccacacacgaacaaaaacacacacacaatcacacccaAACATCTACACGCACTTTCATGCACACTTTGTAATGATAGAAACAACAAAGGGACATGAGCTAAGAATTTCATAACTCCCTTGACAGGAATGATCATGATTGACAAGTTGTCAGTGACAAGCTGCTGTAAacgctcacttcctgtttctctctgggCAGGAAGTGAACCTTTGACCTCTAATGAATAAGCACAGACACAGTTCAAGACACCTCAGTCCATTTCTGTTATGGGGAGGGGGGCAATTGTCAGAGGATATTTAAATGGTAAAGAATAATAAATGGAATCAAGATCATAAAAGCAAGACCTCCAGTAAAAAAATTAATGGTAATCTGAATTGTTTTGTCATGATTGCAAATGTCTTCGGAAAGATGTACAGAGATAAAACTAGGAAGACAGTCATAACTAGAAAGTTCAGTAAAGAGAGTTGAATGGGGTCAACTCCCTTGTGCATGACCTCTCGTAACCTTGTACAATAACAAACATGGGGGTTCATAACCTCCATCCCTATGGAGTATGGTCCATACTcattctcctctcaccccccccccccttctctgacGCCAGCAGGGTCACTGGAGAGTTTATTTTCTTCTCCTTTAACACACTGCATCACTCCATTCTTTCACACAGCAGTGTGGGACATtaatagagagaggggaatgaaGAGAAAGACATAGAGTAAAGGAGAATTGGGAATCTAAATTCTCAGCTTGTTTTGTCAGTCTCACTTTTGTTTCTGTGCAGACTGTGAGGAGACAATGGACAGATGCGCTTCAGTTAGACCTACTCTAATAAAGGGTTGATGGGTCACGATCAAACTATTTTGGAACACGAAATACAATTACAGTagagaaatacatttacatttccttACTTAATTATATACAGCATACAGTCATTTATACACTAATTAACATGAAGTTAATAGTTTATTAGGTTTAGTGACCTACTGATTTTTTCCCCCCCGTCAATAAAGAACTTTCAATGCCTAAACCGTAAACCAGCGCTCTGTATGTCATTTCATCCACCAGGTGTCCCTGTCTGCATACTTATTGTCATCACCCCGCGGGCAGTCGCCTGGCGTGCAAACACTTTCAGCTAATAGACCATAATCATGTAAAGTGGAGTAATGCGTTATATCATGCCAGCATGCAGATAATATGACACCCCCTTCGCGTggtgtttgtatttgtaaaaTCATTGTTATACCCGTCGGATGTGAGAATGGGCTACTGCTTTAGGTCACAGCGATTAATTCTCTCAAATGAACCAAACAAAGGTCATTATAATTATATCAGAACGCAATAAATAACGAATGAGACAAAACTGCGCTCTATCactaggagagagaagggattgAAGAATGCTCCTGGTTGCATGactttgtgtttgaccttttCCGGAAGGAGAGCTTAATCCTTGAATATAATAGACTCTGGCAAAGATATGGAAAATGGCAGAATTCTTATCAGTGTTACCAAGGAGACCATCAGTGTGCAGGGCTGGTAGAGCAGTCTCGTTATTAAGCGACGAGTTTGTGTATAttggaaaaatacattttttgccATAACGTgtcactcagacacactcacacgatAATAAGTGGATGCCTCTATTCCATTCCTGTCTGCCCGTGCGTCCACACAGGTCATTCAAGCGTTTGGCCTTCCTATTTTTGCTCTGATGTAGCCCAGCCTATAGCCTAGGCCTACAATAATTTCTAGAAAATAAATCGACTTCTCTGTGACTCTTTCATTTTAAGACACATATGCTATGGCTGTACACAAACGTGTATTCAGGACATTGGCCTAATATGTATCCCACGTAGCCTAAATGTCATGatgaccctcccccctcccccctggcctaTACGCTAAAGACTACGGATAGATGCACGAATACGCTTTGATGGTTTATACAATTCCCCAATCATGTTAAAGGTAACCTATTTTGGTGAGCCAGGACATGGTCACATTTTGGGGAAATGGGTCCAGTGTATTGACTGGGTCCTAGCCAACATTACATAAATCATTTTCCAACTCATCATAAAACCACTAATTACCCTGTTGTCAAATTAGAGGAGTGGACCTTTCCAACTGATTGCAT is part of the Hypomesus transpacificus isolate Combined female chromosome 9, fHypTra1, whole genome shotgun sequence genome and encodes:
- the si:ch211-157b11.8 gene encoding fibrinogen-like protein 1 → MIPLGSLSMLPLLSLCVGAVLSPPEALSTCPHPPCRDSLVAAPPIRPGTGAGMCEGRSGASGCRVVAASPSSSDSPLRVEHRQELRQVQTKMGDVSDRLVQLQSCMRSLQEPGATRGQGAQPGGDTLGAILALMASVLTECDLHCHSQALRAMAKRLEGAAVGREGEKDLLLLLRSITQHSPTVAPSARQFPQDCAEIYRVGIKENGIYTIQPDPQRPALEASCDMETAGGGWTVFQTRRDGLLDFNRTWQEYQEGFGSPQGEHWLGNAALHGLTSSGQYQLRIQLEDWHQQRRHATYNTFRVASETQRYRLTAREYSGDAGNSLSYSKRYNHDGRAFSTNDRDHDRYTAGNCAQYYGAGWWFDACLAANLNGRYYRGRYSGLTNGIYWGTWYILTDSRSGERYSFKSVEMKTRPRDF